A genomic segment from Geitlerinema sp. PCC 7407 encodes:
- a CDS encoding mannose-1-phosphate guanyltransferase has product MRAVLMAGGSGTRLRPLTCDLPKPMVPVLNRPIAEHIINLLKRHQITEVIATLHYLPDVMREYFQDGADFGVQMTYAVEEDQPLGTAGCVKNIAELLDDTFMVISGDCITDFDLSAAIQFHRDRGSKATLVLAHVPNPIEFGVVITDENLRIRRFLEKPSSSEIFSDTVNTGIYILEPELLDYLPANQECDFSKDLFPLLLEKDVPMYGYIAEGYWCDVGHLDAYREAQYDALRHKVKLEVDYEERSPGIWVGQNTYIDSSATLEAPALIGSNCRVGARVTIEAGTVIGDNVTVGADADLKRPIIWNGAIVGEEVHLRACVISRGTRVDRRAHVLEGAVVGALSTVGEEAQVSPGVRVWPSKKIESGATLNMNLIWGNTAHRNLFGQRGVSGLANIDITPEFAVKLGAAYGSTLKPGSLVTVSRDQRSISRMVSRSLIAGLMSVGVHVQNLEATAIPVARLVIPTLQVVGGIHVRVHPDRPDHILIEFFDEKGIDIPKAREKKIEGAFFKEDIRRALIHEIGTMSYPSQLIETYTTGFEHHLNVEAIRNSKFKVVIDYVYAVSGAILPQLLGKFSSDAVVLNASLSQNVLSMAERETLLIQLGHVVEALRANFGVQVSANGEQLILVDESGSPIRGEMLTALMVNTILTSHPRGTVVVPIHTSSAVEQIARRHDGRVIRTKANPTALMEACQSNSNVVLGGSGDMGFIFPQLHPGFDAMFCIAKLMEMLTLQERSLGQIRAELPRVAHRTATVRCPWTVKGALMRHLVETHPAEMLQLVDGVKVVDAKSGGWVLILPDAGEPLVHIFADSEDRDWVDDTLRDYRNRVQDFVEREQGIEAARTSME; this is encoded by the coding sequence ATGCGAGCAGTGCTGATGGCCGGTGGCTCAGGTACGCGGCTCAGACCGCTGACCTGTGATCTCCCCAAGCCGATGGTGCCGGTGCTCAACCGGCCGATTGCAGAGCACATCATCAATTTGCTCAAGCGACATCAGATCACAGAGGTGATCGCAACCCTGCATTATTTGCCGGATGTGATGCGCGAATATTTTCAAGATGGCGCGGACTTTGGGGTGCAGATGACCTACGCCGTGGAGGAGGATCAGCCTCTGGGGACGGCGGGCTGCGTCAAGAATATTGCTGAACTGCTGGATGACACCTTTATGGTGATCAGCGGGGACTGCATTACCGATTTTGATCTGAGTGCGGCGATCCAGTTCCACCGCGATCGCGGCTCGAAAGCGACCCTGGTTTTGGCCCATGTGCCCAACCCCATTGAGTTTGGCGTGGTCATTACCGATGAAAACCTGCGCATTCGCCGATTTTTAGAAAAACCTTCTTCTAGCGAAATTTTCTCTGACACTGTTAATACCGGGATTTATATTCTCGAGCCTGAGCTGCTGGACTACCTGCCAGCCAATCAAGAATGCGATTTTTCGAAAGACCTGTTCCCGCTGCTGCTGGAAAAAGATGTGCCGATGTACGGCTACATCGCCGAGGGCTACTGGTGCGATGTGGGTCACTTGGACGCCTACCGAGAGGCCCAGTACGATGCGCTGCGCCACAAGGTCAAGCTGGAAGTGGACTATGAGGAGCGATCGCCCGGGATTTGGGTGGGCCAAAACACCTACATTGACTCCTCGGCGACCCTCGAAGCGCCGGCCCTGATCGGCAGCAACTGCCGGGTGGGAGCACGGGTCACCATCGAGGCGGGCACCGTGATCGGCGACAACGTCACCGTGGGGGCCGACGCCGACCTCAAGCGACCCATCATCTGGAATGGGGCGATCGTCGGGGAAGAGGTGCATCTGCGGGCCTGTGTGATCTCTCGCGGCACTCGGGTCGATCGCCGCGCCCACGTCCTAGAAGGGGCCGTGGTCGGCGCGCTCTCCACCGTCGGTGAAGAGGCCCAGGTGAGCCCCGGTGTCCGGGTGTGGCCCAGCAAAAAGATCGAGTCCGGCGCCACCCTCAACATGAACCTGATCTGGGGCAACACGGCTCACCGCAATCTGTTCGGGCAGCGGGGCGTCTCGGGCCTAGCCAATATCGACATCACGCCGGAGTTTGCGGTCAAGCTAGGCGCTGCCTACGGCTCGACCCTCAAGCCGGGTTCGCTGGTGACGGTGTCGCGCGATCAGCGCAGCATTTCTCGCATGGTGTCGCGATCGCTGATCGCTGGCCTCATGTCGGTGGGGGTCCATGTCCAGAACCTCGAAGCGACGGCAATTCCGGTGGCGCGTCTGGTGATCCCAACCCTGCAGGTGGTCGGCGGCATTCACGTGCGTGTGCACCCCGATCGCCCTGACCATATCCTGATCGAATTCTTCGATGAAAAGGGCATCGACATCCCCAAGGCCCGCGAAAAGAAGATCGAAGGCGCTTTCTTCAAGGAAGACATTCGCCGCGCCCTCATCCACGAAATCGGCACCATGTCCTATCCCAGTCAGCTCATCGAGACCTACACCACGGGCTTTGAGCATCACCTCAACGTAGAGGCCATTCGCAACAGCAAGTTCAAGGTGGTCATCGACTATGTGTACGCGGTGTCCGGTGCCATCCTGCCCCAGCTGCTGGGCAAGTTCAGCTCGGATGCAGTGGTGCTCAACGCCAGCCTCAGCCAAAATGTGCTGTCGATGGCGGAGCGCGAGACGCTGCTGATTCAGCTCGGGCACGTGGTGGAGGCGCTGCGGGCCAACTTCGGCGTGCAGGTTTCGGCCAATGGCGAGCAGCTGATCTTGGTGGATGAGTCGGGATCGCCGATTCGAGGGGAGATGCTGACGGCCCTGATGGTGAATACCATTTTGACTTCCCATCCCCGAGGGACGGTGGTGGTGCCCATCCATACCTCGAGCGCCGTGGAGCAGATTGCCCGCCGCCACGATGGCCGCGTGATCCGCACCAAGGCCAACCCCACAGCGCTGATGGAGGCCTGTCAGTCCAACAGCAATGTGGTGCTGGGCGGCAGTGGAGACATGGGCTTCATTTTCCCCCAGCTCCATCCCGGATTTGACGCCATGTTCTGCATTGCCAAGCTGATGGAGATGCTGACGCTACAGGAGCGATCGCTGGGCCAGATTCGGGCGGAGCTGCCGCGAGTGGCTCACCGGACGGCCACGGTGCGCTGTCCCTGGACGGTGAAAGGGGCGCTGATGCGTCACCTGGTGGAAACGCACCCGGCGGAGATGCTCCAGCTAGTGGATGGCGTGAAGGTCGTCGACGCCAAGAGTGGCGGCTGGGTGCTGATCCTGCCGGATGCAGGGGAGCCGCTGGTGCACATTTTTGCGGATAGCGAGGACCGCGACTGGGTAGACGACACGCTGCGAGACTATCGCAATCGCGTGCAGGATTTTGTGGAGCGGGAGCAAGGCATCGAGGCGGCTCGCACGTCCATGGAATAG
- a CDS encoding class I SAM-dependent methyltransferase, which translates to MSKSSQRPPQGAAFSGYQIPGAASDAAAAVQAQLQAVATRYNREFSGAAFELPAEVEAMPIFQDWAAGKLQNRIASPFWELAKPKKNQRCLDLGCGLSFLVYPWREWEALFYGQDISSVAQEAVNSRGPQLNSKLFKGVVAAPAHVVNYEAGQFDLAIATGVSAYFSRDYWSQVLAAVKRVLKPEGFFVFDVVDPEAALAENWAILETYLGAEVFLEDAKAWEETIKAAGGKVVKTQPGELFKLYKVRF; encoded by the coding sequence ATGTCGAAATCAAGCCAGCGTCCGCCCCAGGGCGCAGCCTTTTCGGGCTACCAAATCCCTGGGGCGGCCAGCGACGCCGCCGCGGCGGTCCAAGCCCAGCTTCAGGCGGTCGCCACTCGCTACAACCGGGAGTTTAGCGGCGCGGCCTTCGAGCTGCCTGCCGAAGTGGAAGCGATGCCGATTTTTCAGGACTGGGCCGCGGGCAAGCTGCAAAACCGCATTGCGTCGCCTTTTTGGGAGTTGGCAAAGCCCAAGAAAAATCAGCGCTGCCTGGATTTAGGGTGCGGGCTGAGTTTCTTGGTCTATCCGTGGCGGGAGTGGGAAGCGCTCTTTTATGGCCAAGACATTAGCTCCGTGGCCCAGGAGGCGGTGAATTCGCGCGGCCCCCAGCTCAACTCCAAGTTGTTTAAGGGCGTGGTGGCGGCGCCAGCCCATGTGGTGAACTACGAGGCGGGGCAGTTCGACTTGGCGATCGCCACGGGCGTGAGCGCCTATTTCTCGCGGGACTACTGGAGCCAGGTCCTCGCGGCCGTGAAGCGCGTGCTCAAGCCCGAGGGATTTTTTGTCTTTGATGTGGTGGACCCAGAGGCGGCGCTGGCGGAGAACTGGGCCATTCTGGAGACCTATTTGGGGGCTGAGGTCTTTTTGGAAGACGCCAAGGCCTGGGAAGAGACGATCAAGGCAGCAGGCGGCAAGGTGGTCAAAACCCAGCCGGGCGAGCTGTTCAAGCTGTATAAAGTGCGGTTTTAG
- a CDS encoding cobalt-precorrin-6A reductase — protein MAIAGKIWLIGGTQESARLARQLAQAGLPCIVSVTTEAARSLYPETPEIEVWVTRFDAPTLASFLDTQDIRGILDASHPFATEISQQAIAAASAQDVPYLRYERPDLSLENLSPGVQTVPSFEALLQQGTLVGQRVLLIVGYRPLGLFRGLQAQATLFARLLPSIPALEAALAAGFSPDRLMALRPPVSEDLERSLWQHWGITHVVTKASGQAGGEDIKRRVAADLGIPLTLVQRPRLDYLAQTEDLQRAIAFCQACLQKA, from the coding sequence GTGGCGATCGCGGGAAAAATCTGGCTGATTGGCGGCACCCAGGAAAGCGCGCGGCTAGCAAGGCAGCTGGCCCAGGCGGGGCTGCCCTGCATTGTCTCTGTGACCACGGAGGCGGCGCGATCGCTCTACCCCGAGACTCCCGAGATTGAGGTTTGGGTGACGCGCTTTGATGCGCCCACGCTGGCGAGCTTTCTGGACACCCAGGACATTCGGGGCATCTTGGACGCCTCCCACCCCTTCGCGACGGAGATTTCCCAACAGGCGATCGCCGCTGCCAGCGCCCAGGATGTGCCGTACCTGCGCTACGAGCGGCCCGATCTGAGCCTAGAAAATTTGTCTCCTGGCGTGCAAACCGTTCCCAGCTTCGAGGCGCTGCTCCAGCAAGGGACCCTCGTCGGCCAGCGAGTTCTGCTCATCGTCGGCTACCGGCCCCTGGGACTGTTTCGCGGCCTCCAGGCCCAGGCCACGCTGTTTGCGCGGCTGCTGCCGTCGATTCCGGCCCTGGAGGCGGCGCTGGCGGCGGGCTTTAGCCCCGATCGGCTGATGGCGCTGCGACCGCCGGTTTCCGAGGACTTGGAGCGATCGCTGTGGCAGCACTGGGGCATTACCCACGTCGTCACCAAAGCCTCTGGCCAAGCCGGCGGCGAAGACATCAAGCGGCGAGTCGCGGCGGATCTGGGCATTCCCTTGACCCTGGTGCAGCGGCCTCGCCTGGACTATCTCGCCCAAACCGAGGACCTCCAGAGGGCGATCGCCTTTTGCCAAGCCTGTCTTCAGAAGGCCTGA
- a CDS encoding YciI family protein codes for MPKYVMWGSYCEDVLEKRAPFRQAHLDGLAQQKESGVLITLGPTQDVTMVFGIYEAEDEAAVRQLIEADPYWQNGIWTEYSVKEWIQAF; via the coding sequence ATGCCCAAATACGTGATGTGGGGGAGCTACTGCGAAGATGTCCTGGAAAAGCGGGCTCCCTTTCGCCAGGCTCATCTCGATGGCTTGGCCCAGCAAAAGGAGTCGGGGGTGCTGATCACCCTCGGCCCGACTCAGGATGTGACCATGGTCTTCGGCATCTATGAAGCGGAAGACGAGGCAGCGGTGCGCCAGCTGATCGAAGCCGATCCCTATTGGCAAAACGGGATCTGGACAGAGTACAGCGTGAAGGAGTGGATTCAGGCCTTCTGA
- a CDS encoding DUF11 domain-containing protein, translating to MKSSRKALFLRQPVWLSAALSAIAPRWLPATSAIALTASSLLLAPRAAAQTAALPLRQDFIGPFDYVVTGGTLRTQADVPGGNTQAPSCTVTNTSTSPLNGIPAGATIRAAYLYWSGSGNTPDTSITFQGQTIASQQTQTDTFVLPGPPVRNFQWFGGFADVTSIVATSRNGNYTFADLTVATGDPWCFGRAVLSAWSLIVVYEDPVAVPFTNIVNVYDGFTVLQNERADFVLSGLSAPDTPVTKFTGLVWEGDQNPPPGQVTEVYQFEGNTLSDAQNPLQNPFSSSINSLGLGPNVTYGVDLDTFDVSNFTAAGATEVTGTIATGTDLVILAAAVIGARTRAADLELVKTVDTTTPAVGQNITYTLTLTNRGPDTAGGITVNDQLPSGLTYVSDNSGGTYDPATGNWTVNFLGNGQSQQLQITARVNPTGDYANTAQITTSDVPDLDSRPNNNVPTEDDQSTVTIVPQASADLSVAKVVNNTTPNVGERVTFTVTLSNAGPSTATNVRLSDPVPTGLANPVVTPSVGTYDAATGVWSVPAIDSGATATLTLEGTVTATAPTTNVAEVTGSDQPDPDSTPGNNDPNEDDRAIATITPPIADLSLTKAVDNANPSPGDPVTFTVVLTNSGPSTATNVRVSDPVPSGLTNATVTVSAGTYDNATGLWSIPSLANGASVTLTLNGTFNAAGTSTNVAEVTGSDQPDPDSTPGNGSTTEDDRASVTIPARVADLSITKTVDNTAPNVGEVITFTVTLANAGPDTATNIEVSDPIPAGLTNVTVTPATGTYDNNTGLWSLPSLGVGAQTTLTVSGTVGPDAITNTAQVSSTDQTDPDSTPGNSSADEDDQAGVIVNPVGTTPGTGNLRVVKRVTAVTRNGAPLGGVDFSQVVDDPADPNDTVPGWGSSGPIGVPRITESTPLQSGDIVEYTIYLLSDGTAPVQGVNACDPIPAEMTFLPDAFGGGQGTVVGAPGSLLGKTNQADTDEVTYVPPLTPPPAGNACPDQNNPTGALVVNLGEVSQTTGQNVRVIRFRARVN from the coding sequence ATGAAGTCTTCCCGCAAAGCCCTGTTTCTGCGCCAACCAGTTTGGTTGTCTGCTGCCCTCAGCGCGATCGCCCCCCGCTGGCTCCCAGCAACCAGCGCGATCGCCCTCACCGCCAGTTCTCTCCTCCTCGCTCCCCGCGCCGCCGCCCAAACAGCCGCCCTGCCCCTGCGCCAAGATTTCATTGGTCCCTTTGACTACGTCGTCACCGGCGGCACCCTACGCACCCAGGCTGACGTTCCTGGGGGCAACACGCAAGCACCTTCCTGTACAGTCACAAACACCAGCACTTCGCCGCTCAATGGGATTCCAGCGGGAGCAACCATTCGGGCTGCCTACCTCTACTGGTCCGGTTCTGGGAATACACCAGACACATCCATCACTTTCCAAGGGCAGACGATTGCATCCCAGCAAACCCAAACAGACACCTTTGTTTTGCCCGGACCTCCCGTCCGCAACTTTCAATGGTTTGGCGGGTTCGCTGATGTCACATCCATTGTGGCCACCAGTCGCAATGGCAACTACACCTTTGCAGATCTGACTGTAGCAACAGGAGATCCTTGGTGTTTTGGGCGAGCTGTGTTGTCTGCCTGGAGTCTCATCGTTGTCTACGAAGATCCGGTTGCCGTTCCCTTCACCAATATCGTGAATGTCTACGATGGCTTCACGGTCCTGCAAAACGAAAGGGCAGACTTTGTCCTGTCAGGGCTCAGCGCCCCCGATACACCAGTTACAAAATTTACAGGCCTCGTGTGGGAAGGTGACCAAAACCCACCCCCAGGACAGGTTACAGAAGTTTACCAATTTGAGGGAAATACCCTATCTGACGCTCAAAATCCGCTTCAAAATCCCTTCAGCTCAAGCATCAACTCACTAGGCCTAGGTCCGAATGTCACCTACGGCGTTGACCTCGACACGTTTGATGTGTCGAACTTCACCGCAGCAGGAGCAACGGAGGTCACAGGCACAATTGCCACCGGAACGGACCTGGTCATTTTGGCGGCGGCCGTGATCGGCGCAAGAACGCGAGCAGCTGACCTAGAGCTGGTCAAAACCGTAGACACAACCACGCCAGCGGTGGGTCAAAACATCACCTACACCCTCACCCTGACAAACCGGGGGCCTGACACAGCGGGGGGCATCACGGTTAACGATCAGCTGCCCTCGGGGCTGACCTACGTTTCGGATAATAGCGGCGGTACCTACGACCCGGCGACCGGCAACTGGACCGTCAATTTCCTAGGGAATGGCCAGAGTCAGCAGTTGCAAATCACAGCGCGCGTGAACCCGACCGGGGACTATGCCAATACGGCCCAGATCACGACTTCGGATGTGCCGGATCTTGATTCTCGGCCCAACAACAATGTGCCGACCGAGGACGATCAGTCAACGGTGACCATCGTGCCCCAGGCTTCGGCGGATCTGAGCGTGGCGAAGGTGGTCAACAACACGACCCCCAATGTGGGAGAGCGGGTCACCTTCACCGTCACCCTCAGCAACGCAGGGCCATCCACAGCAACCAATGTGCGCCTCAGCGATCCGGTGCCGACGGGCTTGGCCAATCCGGTGGTGACGCCAAGCGTGGGAACCTACGACGCGGCGACGGGGGTGTGGAGCGTGCCGGCGATCGACAGTGGCGCGACGGCGACCCTCACCCTCGAAGGGACCGTGACGGCAACGGCACCCACCACCAACGTGGCTGAGGTGACTGGCTCTGACCAGCCCGATCCGGACTCGACCCCTGGTAACAACGACCCCAACGAAGACGATCGCGCGATCGCCACCATCACGCCGCCCATCGCGGACCTCAGCCTGACCAAAGCCGTCGACAACGCCAATCCCAGTCCGGGAGACCCGGTCACCTTCACGGTAGTGCTGACCAACAGTGGCCCCTCCACCGCCACCAATGTGCGGGTGAGCGACCCCGTCCCCAGCGGATTGACCAATGCCACGGTGACGGTCAGCGCGGGCACCTACGACAACGCGACCGGTCTTTGGAGCATTCCCAGCCTGGCCAATGGGGCCTCGGTGACCTTGACCCTGAACGGCACCTTCAACGCGGCAGGCACCAGCACCAACGTGGCCGAGGTGACTGGCTCTGACCAGCCCGATCCGGACTCAACCCCCGGCAATGGCAGTACCACCGAAGACGATCGCGCGAGCGTGACAATTCCGGCGCGAGTGGCGGATCTGTCCATTACCAAGACAGTAGACAACACTGCGCCCAACGTGGGAGAGGTGATCACTTTCACGGTGACCCTGGCGAATGCGGGACCCGACACTGCGACCAACATTGAAGTCAGCGATCCGATTCCGGCGGGCCTGACCAATGTGACGGTGACGCCTGCCACGGGCACCTATGACAACAACACCGGTCTTTGGAGCTTGCCGAGCTTGGGCGTGGGAGCGCAAACGACGCTGACGGTGAGCGGGACCGTGGGGCCTGATGCCATTACCAATACCGCTCAGGTCAGCAGCACCGATCAAACGGACCCCGACTCCACACCGGGCAACAGCAGTGCTGATGAAGATGACCAGGCAGGCGTAATCGTCAATCCTGTGGGGACGACGCCGGGTACAGGCAATCTGCGGGTGGTGAAGCGCGTGACGGCGGTGACGCGCAACGGGGCTCCCTTGGGCGGTGTGGACTTTAGCCAAGTGGTGGATGACCCGGCGGACCCCAATGACACGGTGCCGGGCTGGGGATCTTCTGGCCCGATTGGAGTGCCTCGCATCACCGAAAGCACGCCCCTGCAAAGTGGCGACATTGTCGAGTACACGATCTATCTGCTGTCGGACGGGACAGCGCCCGTCCAGGGCGTGAATGCCTGCGATCCGATTCCGGCGGAGATGACCTTCTTGCCGGATGCCTTTGGCGGCGGCCAAGGGACGGTGGTGGGTGCGCCCGGATCGCTGCTCGGCAAGACAAACCAGGCCGATACCGATGAGGTGACCTATGTGCCGCCGCTGACGCCGCCGCCTGCGGGCAACGCCTGCCCCGACCAGAACAATCCCACGGGGGCACTGGTGGTCAATCTGGGTGAGGTGTCTCAGACGACGGGGCAAAATGTCCGGGTGATTCGGTTCCGGGCGCGGGTCAACTAG
- a CDS encoding right-handed parallel beta-helix repeat-containing protein, which produces MPRRDRPQPIRGVLGLLAIAWGLGFAAPAAALQIVVNSAQDGPIQPDDQLTLREAIALAQGSLTLDQLSPAEAAQVDGQEVPEAVVLFNLPAEATTIELLEPLPILTTAGLTLDGTSQPDYPEEAPEEALVDLSPVVAIAPAPDAVIPYGLAIAANDVTVRGLSLYGFRGQATETGSLPSGNILVGSPASLGVPEGAIAPPENVTIERNWLGLSPRDSSATEPQPRPADSLPSSFGIYVLDAQGLTIRSNYLSGHQGSAILTSRQATDSVIRGNLITRNGFAGMPDAVRLEGQVQGLLLESNRLIDNAGSGIFLYKPDGTVRIQGNSLAGNGAQRSRAAIYLMGSGHEVTENAIADQNGPGIVVAAYPRSDRNRLTGNTFQNLQGLSIDLVTQQQTDPTAYTQGDGPNPLTNSFQRRNKTANFGLDAPQFVSPEFFWMRDRRAEILGTALPGAEVTFYYVEASEATVGQYAPLSLLGPTVTADENGRFSLEIEAPDDPESSLLPSLQLSAIAHHPNYGTSEPALTIRLRPLPSN; this is translated from the coding sequence ATGCCAAGACGCGATCGCCCCCAGCCAATTCGGGGGGTTCTAGGACTGCTGGCGATCGCCTGGGGACTGGGCTTCGCGGCACCAGCGGCAGCGCTGCAAATCGTGGTCAACAGCGCCCAAGACGGCCCAATTCAGCCGGATGATCAGCTGACGCTGCGAGAGGCGATCGCCCTGGCCCAGGGCAGCCTGACCCTCGATCAGCTCAGCCCCGCTGAGGCAGCCCAGGTCGACGGCCAAGAGGTCCCCGAGGCAGTGGTGCTGTTTAATCTGCCCGCCGAGGCGACCACCATTGAGCTGCTCGAACCCCTGCCGATCTTGACGACGGCCGGCTTGACCCTCGACGGCACCAGCCAGCCGGACTATCCCGAGGAGGCGCCCGAGGAAGCCTTAGTGGATCTGTCCCCGGTGGTGGCGATCGCCCCGGCTCCGGACGCGGTGATTCCCTACGGACTGGCGATCGCCGCCAATGACGTCACGGTGCGCGGCCTCAGCCTCTACGGGTTCCGGGGCCAGGCCACCGAGACGGGCAGCCTGCCCAGCGGCAATATTCTCGTCGGGTCGCCCGCCTCCCTCGGCGTGCCAGAAGGGGCGATCGCGCCGCCAGAAAACGTCACCATTGAGCGCAACTGGCTGGGCCTATCCCCCCGAGACTCGTCGGCAACCGAGCCCCAGCCCCGACCGGCTGATTCCCTCCCTTCTTCCTTCGGCATCTATGTCCTCGACGCCCAGGGCCTGACGATCCGCAGCAACTACCTGAGCGGCCACCAGGGCAGCGCCATCCTGACGAGCCGTCAGGCCACCGATAGCGTGATTCGCGGCAACCTGATCACCCGCAATGGCTTTGCAGGGATGCCGGACGCTGTGCGCCTAGAGGGCCAAGTCCAGGGCCTGCTCCTCGAGAGCAACCGCCTGATTGACAATGCGGGCAGCGGCATTTTTCTCTACAAACCCGACGGAACGGTGCGCATCCAGGGCAACTCCCTAGCGGGGAATGGGGCGCAGCGATCGCGCGCAGCGATCTACCTGATGGGCAGCGGCCACGAGGTCACCGAAAACGCGATCGCCGATCAAAATGGCCCCGGCATCGTCGTTGCGGCTTACCCCCGCAGCGATCGCAACCGGCTGACCGGCAACACCTTCCAAAATCTCCAGGGCCTGAGCATTGACCTGGTCACCCAGCAGCAAACCGATCCGACAGCCTACACCCAGGGCGACGGCCCCAACCCCCTGACCAACAGCTTCCAGCGGCGCAACAAGACTGCCAACTTTGGCCTGGATGCGCCCCAGTTCGTCAGCCCAGAGTTTTTCTGGATGCGCGATCGCCGAGCCGAAATTTTGGGCACAGCGCTGCCCGGGGCAGAGGTCACCTTCTACTACGTCGAGGCCAGCGAGGCCACCGTTGGGCAGTACGCCCCCTTGAGTCTGCTGGGTCCCACGGTCACCGCTGACGAAAACGGCCGCTTCTCCCTGGAAATCGAGGCACCGGACGATCCCGAGTCATCGCTGCTCCCGTCCTTGCAGCTCAGCGCGATCGCCCACCATCCGAACTACGGCACCTCAGAGCCAGCCCTCACCATCCGCCTCCGGCCCCTCCCATCCAACTGA